A single genomic interval of Aegicerativicinus sediminis harbors:
- a CDS encoding RagB/SusD family nutrient uptake outer membrane protein gives MLRKINLLLFVVGFITVTSCSDDFLETKPTDAISSGDALATAENMALILNGIHRGLYAQSQWVLPGGNTARANDHYWLPMGDNLAGGIIHSASANNLGWRDNARWLDHTQETSLTNELFWYHRYNIIANANAIINKATDGSLTEDARLKEIIGQAYTYRAFGYLSLVQHFAKGYLIGNPSSDPGVPLLYASEAPFTSEPRSTVQEIYDQCMSDINMAIDYFDGATQRPTGSADGKSQLNIDVAYGLKARIALNSGQWRIAADAAKMARQNYPLMSESQWKSGFNTTLLPEVIWGSNVIETETTFFRSYFYLMCNTFNGSQNRNNPKIADRRLVDAIPDTDYRKDVFLVDAPNTNTSAANGEGGWANNTNPLYTTEEEFEAAEKFYRDLYGWTTAHNEHPYMHVKMLQKNPGTIDPDDIIYMRSAEMYLIEAEAETMLGNIAAAQAALQELGGARDSAYDATAFGTESALMDQVKFQRGVELWGEGFGYTDKIRWDEGIDHGADGGSGASEVLYQDGFRQDRPSQNDSWIFKIPQKEIDANPNLGPGDQN, from the coding sequence ATGTTAAGAAAAATAAACTTATTGTTATTCGTAGTTGGCTTTATTACGGTAACCTCGTGTTCAGACGATTTTCTGGAGACAAAACCAACTGACGCAATTTCTTCTGGGGATGCTTTGGCAACCGCGGAGAATATGGCTCTAATACTTAATGGAATACATCGTGGATTATATGCTCAATCACAGTGGGTTCTTCCAGGCGGAAATACTGCTAGAGCGAATGATCATTATTGGCTTCCAATGGGAGATAACCTAGCGGGAGGAATTATTCATTCTGCTAGTGCAAATAATTTAGGATGGAGGGATAATGCAAGATGGTTAGATCATACGCAAGAAACCTCGTTAACAAACGAATTATTTTGGTATCACCGCTATAATATCATTGCTAATGCAAACGCTATAATAAACAAGGCAACTGATGGAAGTTTGACTGAGGATGCACGACTTAAGGAAATTATCGGACAAGCTTATACGTATAGAGCATTTGGATATCTATCATTAGTTCAACATTTTGCCAAAGGATATTTAATTGGAAATCCATCCTCAGATCCTGGAGTACCTTTATTGTATGCTTCTGAAGCGCCCTTTACGAGTGAGCCAAGGTCTACTGTACAAGAGATTTATGATCAATGTATGTCTGATATTAATATGGCAATTGATTATTTTGACGGTGCTACACAAAGACCTACTGGTTCCGCAGATGGAAAGTCTCAACTTAATATAGATGTGGCTTATGGTTTGAAAGCTAGAATTGCATTAAATAGTGGACAATGGCGTATTGCTGCAGATGCAGCAAAAATGGCCCGACAAAATTATCCATTGATGAGCGAAAGCCAATGGAAATCTGGTTTTAACACTACATTACTTCCAGAAGTTATTTGGGGCAGTAATGTGATAGAAACTGAAACCACCTTTTTCCGTTCCTATTTCTATTTAATGTGTAATACATTTAATGGTAGTCAAAATAGAAACAATCCTAAAATAGCTGATAGAAGATTGGTAGATGCCATTCCTGATACTGATTATAGAAAAGATGTATTTTTAGTTGATGCGCCAAATACCAATACTTCCGCAGCTAATGGCGAAGGTGGTTGGGCAAACAATACCAACCCATTATATACTACTGAAGAAGAGTTTGAAGCAGCAGAAAAGTTTTATAGAGATTTATATGGATGGACTACAGCACATAACGAACATCCTTATATGCATGTAAAGATGTTACAAAAAAATCCAGGTACTATAGATCCAGACGATATCATTTATATGCGTTCTGCAGAAATGTATTTAATAGAAGCTGAGGCAGAAACTATGCTTGGTAATATTGCAGCAGCCCAAGCTGCCCTTCAAGAATTGGGGGGAGCCCGTGATTCTGCTTACGATGCAACAGCGTTTGGTACAGAATCTGCTTTAATGGATCAGGTCAAATTCCAGAGAGGTGTGGAACTTTGGGGCGAAGGATTTGGATATACTGATAAAATTCGTTGGGATGAGGGAATCGATCACGGTGCAGATGGTGGATCAGGAGCTTCAGAAGTACTTTATCAAGATGGTTTCCGACAAGATAGACCATCACAAAACGATAGTTGGATCTTCAAAATTCCACAGAAAGAAATAGATGCTAACCCAAATTTAGGGCCAGGCGATCAAAATTAA
- a CDS encoding putative porin gives MHPLRISFLFLAIMVTSMSYGQRPKVQKPNPRMIDSIRREQGVRTNDTLSNRRDRNRSGQAKQEKAEITQYLIINHYRDTTFVDTTLSLKKDYKFNYLRKDNFELLPFSNLGQTYNKLSENFAHENTLPLFAARARHFNYMELEDTYYYHVPTPLTELFYKTAFQQGQLLDAMFTTNISKHFNFSIGYKGLRSLGVYQHILTSTGNFRFTANYYNKTNRYRARAHFLSQDLMNQENGGLLDEDLEKFESGNSDFLDRGTFDPRFQNAESILIGKRFYLEHEYDLFRESDSLKDYALTIGNKIHFEDKYYQYKQDVASGYLGGSFGNVIHDKVTLEDFRFGGFLSFRSKILGNINFNVDYLNLNYGYNSLVNLEGNFIRNRIKESLIQIGGAYKKEFSFLKFRGNFSLNLSEPLSGNHLRLEADIPLFKTETFTAFFANNSAQPNFNQLLFQSDYINYNWDNYGDFENVTSQTIGGGWKSEKYLNLFVDYSLINNYTYFGVEDNIVQPLQNDGTVSFLKFKVNKEFRLGHFGLDNTIMYQNILDGTTVFNVPEFISRNTFYYENHLFDKALYLQTGITFKYFTKYNMNAYDPVLAEFYVQNDQELGGFPMFDFFVNAKVRQTRLFFKLEHFNSSFTGYNYYSAPNYPYRDFVIRFGLVWNFFL, from the coding sequence ATGCACCCACTTCGAATCTCTTTTCTCTTTCTAGCCATAATGGTCACTTCAATGTCTTATGGACAGCGACCAAAGGTGCAAAAGCCAAATCCTAGGATGATAGATTCAATAAGAAGAGAGCAAGGAGTTAGGACAAACGACACCCTATCCAATAGAAGGGATAGGAACAGATCTGGTCAGGCAAAGCAAGAAAAGGCCGAGATTACTCAATACCTTATAATAAATCATTATAGAGACACGACCTTTGTTGATACCACTTTAAGCCTCAAAAAAGACTATAAATTCAATTATTTAAGGAAGGATAATTTTGAGCTTCTCCCTTTTTCCAATTTAGGCCAAACCTATAATAAACTCAGTGAGAATTTTGCTCATGAAAATACCCTCCCATTATTTGCAGCTAGAGCTAGGCATTTCAATTACATGGAACTTGAAGATACCTACTATTATCATGTTCCAACACCATTAACAGAATTATTCTATAAGACGGCTTTTCAGCAGGGTCAGCTTTTAGATGCCATGTTTACTACCAATATATCTAAGCATTTTAATTTTTCAATTGGTTATAAGGGATTAAGATCCTTGGGGGTTTATCAACACATACTCACAAGTACTGGAAACTTTAGGTTTACTGCCAACTACTATAATAAGACGAATCGTTATAGGGCCAGGGCACATTTTCTGTCTCAAGATTTGATGAATCAAGAAAATGGTGGGTTGTTAGATGAAGACCTAGAAAAATTTGAATCGGGCAATTCAGATTTTTTAGACCGTGGAACCTTCGATCCTAGGTTTCAGAATGCTGAAAGTATATTAATTGGGAAACGATTTTATCTTGAACATGAATACGACCTTTTCAGAGAGAGTGACTCTTTAAAAGATTATGCATTAACTATTGGAAACAAAATTCATTTTGAAGACAAATATTACCAATACAAGCAGGATGTTGCCTCAGGTTATTTGGGAGGCTCATTTGGCAATGTCATTCATGACAAGGTAACCCTGGAAGATTTTCGGTTTGGTGGTTTTTTGTCATTTCGTTCCAAAATTTTAGGAAATATCAATTTCAATGTAGATTATCTTAATTTGAATTATGGCTATAACTCATTAGTTAATCTGGAGGGGAATTTCATAAGAAATAGAATTAAGGAGTCTTTGATTCAAATTGGAGGAGCGTATAAAAAGGAATTTAGTTTTCTTAAGTTTAGGGGGAATTTTAGTTTAAACCTTTCGGAACCTTTAAGCGGTAATCACTTGAGACTTGAAGCTGATATCCCTCTTTTTAAAACTGAAACCTTCACGGCATTCTTCGCCAATAATTCAGCCCAACCCAATTTTAACCAATTGTTGTTTCAGAGTGATTATATCAATTATAATTGGGATAATTATGGGGATTTTGAAAATGTTACCTCCCAAACCATTGGTGGAGGCTGGAAGTCCGAAAAATACCTGAACCTTTTCGTTGATTACTCATTAATAAATAACTATACCTATTTCGGTGTTGAGGATAATATTGTCCAACCATTGCAAAATGACGGCACTGTTAGTTTTTTAAAATTTAAGGTTAATAAAGAGTTCAGGCTAGGTCATTTTGGATTGGATAATACCATTATGTACCAGAACATTTTAGATGGAACAACGGTTTTTAATGTTCCAGAATTCATTAGTCGGAATACTTTTTATTATGAAAACCATTTGTTTGATAAAGCGCTTTATTTACAAACAGGCATTACTTTTAAATACTTTACCAAGTATAATATGAATGCATACGATCCTGTCTTGGCAGAATTTTATGTTCAGAATGATCAAGAGCTTGGAGGCTTTCCTATGTTCGATTTTTTTGTAAATGCGAAAGTTAGGCAGACACGATTGTTTTTTAAATTGGAGCATTTCAATTCATCTTTTACAGGATATAATTATTATTCTGCGCCAAATTATCCCTATCGGGACTTTGTTATTCGTTTTGGTCTAGTCTGGAATTTCTTTCTTTAG
- a CDS encoding SusC/RagA family TonB-linked outer membrane protein — protein sequence MKFKITLLASLMMLVMQFSFAQERTITGTVSGASDGIPLIGVNVLVKGTSKGAQTDFDGKYSISASTGEVLVFSYVGLKTKEITVGSGSVINVAMEEDFATLEEVVVTGYTSQKRSDITGSVVKVDSEQLSQIAAPAVDQALQGNVAGLTVSSTSGTPGSVANIRIRGISSITAGNEPLYVIDGVPVNNGNVGAFGARSSISSLAALDNNNIESITVLKDASATAQYGARGANGVIVITTKSGKQGRTTFNFSSMYGWQNDATEGPLPLTAAQRLELASEAYFNDGFFDTTQEAEDYLLTQNSLFRAWDQGGRKEANWGRAVENRDAPIQQYSLSASGGGEGNTFFASLGYMEQEGTVIGTSFERISGALSFSKDLTPKLKFSTQNQASWTYQDAFLETSAYFESARTSKYFMSSLRYPYNDDGTYAEVGGALPNPLILAEENIDDQTFTRIVSGNSLDWEIGGGFKAGTKFNVDLQLYNTRTYSNRNYGYGVATSGDASQYDRTNVTYVFQNYLEYALDLNENHEFDFRILQEYQSNRSYFLGGYSENFADDGLFNLDSAGSPISNSSSYSDWYVGAYLAQAQYTAFQSRYVFDATYRREGNSRFSQDNRWGNFWSVGAAWNLHKEAFLENSDFVDYLKLRGAYGVTGNANIGLNNYQSLFSFSVDYNGEGAQTVSTFGNEDLSWEKSNTLDVGVDFGLFNNVLSGSVAYFKRESTDLLLNVPLSQTTGFASQTQNIGELENIGWEFELNANIVDSEDVQFSIGGNLATVENEVTKLPLDPNGIERTITSTIDRIETGHAVREYYMPTWAGVNSETGAEEWYVNGVDGATTTNFNEAEAVWQGGNAIPTLTAGMNLNFNFKGFFLNATGYYAGGHKIYEGWHLYLNQANGYPVFAYNGYQTLLDRWQQPGDQTRYGKFTSAGQPWQRHSKFLYDGDFFRLRSVTVGYNIPSEVMSLVGMQSARIYVRGNNLATWVKDDNLLYDPEQDLGGQTGLETPPTRTFMFGVNLTF from the coding sequence ATGAAATTTAAGATTACTTTGTTGGCATCTTTGATGATGCTAGTGATGCAGTTTTCTTTTGCACAAGAGAGAACAATCACAGGTACAGTTTCAGGAGCAAGTGACGGTATACCCTTAATTGGAGTAAACGTTCTTGTAAAAGGAACTTCAAAAGGAGCACAAACTGATTTTGATGGAAAGTATTCGATTTCCGCAAGTACAGGTGAAGTGCTAGTGTTTTCATACGTCGGTTTGAAAACAAAAGAAATAACCGTTGGATCTGGCAGTGTTATTAATGTTGCCATGGAAGAAGATTTTGCAACCCTAGAAGAGGTTGTTGTTACTGGTTATACCTCCCAAAAGAGATCAGACATTACAGGTTCAGTTGTAAAAGTTGATAGTGAACAACTTTCTCAAATTGCTGCTCCTGCAGTAGATCAAGCTTTACAAGGAAATGTGGCTGGTTTAACGGTGTCTTCAACTTCGGGTACTCCAGGTTCGGTAGCAAACATAAGAATTCGTGGTATTAGCTCTATTACAGCTGGTAACGAACCTTTATATGTTATCGACGGTGTGCCAGTAAATAATGGTAACGTAGGTGCTTTTGGGGCAAGATCCTCAATTTCATCTTTAGCCGCTTTGGATAATAACAACATCGAATCCATTACCGTATTAAAGGATGCTTCTGCAACGGCTCAGTATGGTGCTCGTGGTGCAAACGGTGTAATCGTTATTACAACCAAATCAGGTAAACAAGGTAGGACCACCTTTAATTTTAGCTCTATGTATGGTTGGCAAAATGATGCCACTGAAGGGCCGCTACCATTAACTGCAGCTCAAAGATTAGAGCTGGCTAGTGAAGCTTATTTTAATGATGGTTTCTTCGATACTACTCAAGAAGCTGAAGATTATCTTTTAACCCAAAACTCTTTATTTAGAGCATGGGATCAAGGTGGTCGAAAGGAAGCTAATTGGGGTAGAGCCGTAGAAAATAGAGATGCTCCAATCCAACAGTACAGTTTATCTGCATCTGGTGGTGGTGAAGGTAATACCTTTTTTGCCTCTTTAGGTTATATGGAGCAAGAAGGTACTGTTATCGGAACTTCTTTCGAAAGAATTTCTGGTGCTTTAAGTTTTTCAAAAGACTTGACACCAAAATTAAAATTCTCCACTCAGAACCAAGCATCATGGACGTACCAAGATGCGTTCCTTGAAACTAGTGCATATTTTGAAAGTGCTAGAACGTCTAAATATTTCATGAGTTCTCTGAGATATCCTTATAATGACGATGGTACTTACGCAGAAGTGGGTGGTGCTTTGCCAAACCCATTAATTTTGGCAGAAGAAAATATTGATGATCAGACATTCACCAGAATAGTTTCTGGTAACTCCCTTGACTGGGAAATAGGTGGTGGATTTAAGGCTGGTACTAAATTCAATGTGGATTTACAATTGTATAACACTAGAACCTATTCCAACAGAAATTATGGATACGGTGTGGCAACTTCAGGTGATGCGTCTCAATACGATAGAACCAATGTTACTTACGTATTCCAAAACTACTTAGAGTATGCTTTAGATTTAAATGAAAATCATGAGTTTGATTTCCGTATTCTTCAAGAATATCAATCTAACAGGAGTTACTTCTTAGGAGGTTATTCTGAAAACTTTGCCGATGATGGACTATTCAACTTAGATAGTGCTGGTAGTCCAATATCTAACAGCTCAAGTTACAGTGATTGGTATGTAGGTGCGTATTTGGCTCAAGCCCAATATACAGCGTTCCAAAGTAGATATGTTTTTGATGCCACTTATCGTAGAGAAGGAAATTCTAGATTCTCACAAGACAATCGTTGGGGTAATTTCTGGTCTGTAGGTGCCGCTTGGAACTTGCATAAAGAGGCCTTCTTAGAAAATTCTGACTTTGTAGATTATCTTAAGCTACGTGGAGCATACGGTGTTACAGGGAACGCCAATATCGGATTGAACAATTACCAATCGTTATTTAGCTTCAGTGTAGATTACAATGGTGAAGGTGCTCAGACTGTATCAACTTTTGGTAATGAAGATTTGTCTTGGGAAAAGTCTAATACCCTTGATGTAGGTGTTGATTTTGGATTGTTCAATAATGTACTTTCAGGTAGCGTTGCTTATTTCAAAAGAGAATCTACTGACTTATTATTGAATGTACCATTATCCCAAACTACTGGATTTGCTAGCCAAACCCAAAACATTGGTGAGTTAGAGAATATTGGTTGGGAATTCGAATTGAATGCTAACATAGTAGATTCAGAAGATGTACAGTTTAGCATCGGTGGTAATTTGGCAACAGTTGAAAACGAAGTAACCAAGTTGCCTTTAGATCCTAATGGAATTGAAAGAACAATAACTTCTACGATTGACCGAATTGAAACTGGTCATGCCGTAAGAGAATATTATATGCCAACTTGGGCAGGAGTTAATTCAGAAACTGGAGCTGAAGAATGGTATGTTAATGGGGTAGATGGTGCTACAACTACTAACTTTAATGAGGCAGAAGCTGTATGGCAAGGTGGAAATGCTATTCCTACACTTACGGCAGGTATGAATTTAAATTTCAACTTTAAAGGATTCTTCCTTAATGCTACTGGTTACTATGCTGGAGGTCACAAAATTTATGAGGGTTGGCATTTATATTTAAATCAAGCTAATGGTTACCCTGTATTTGCTTACAATGGTTACCAAACCTTGTTAGACAGATGGCAACAGCCAGGTGACCAAACTAGATATGGTAAATTTACTAGTGCAGGTCAACCTTGGCAAAGACATTCTAAATTCTTGTATGACGGTGATTTCTTTAGGTTAAGATCAGTTACCGTTGGTTATAACATCCCTTCTGAAGTAATGTCCTTAGTAGGAATGCAAAGTGCAAGAATATATGTTCGTGGAAACAACCTTGCTACTTGGGTTAAAGATGATAACTTGTTATATGACCCTGAACAAGATTTAGGAGGTCAAACTGGGTTGGAAACCCCACCAACCAGAACGTTTATGTTCGGTGTTAATTTAACCTTTTAA
- a CDS encoding RagB/SusD family nutrient uptake outer membrane protein — MNRIVKILWVFAALFAVNACTTDDLDPTLAQSKSVEGSITRVDNLYSILKGAHSTMTGSGYYGRDMIIYNEVRSDNTFSNGNSGRFTTQSQYLYNNNTGWIWGTAYAFIADLNIIIGTNVESLEGDVDYGRHIQGQAMALRALGHFDLLRAYGQQHAGGGNLGVPIVTTFKGDNLFPARNTIDEVKAAIYSDLEAAFNMMDSSYDNSKVFVSKYVAKALEARVAVYFGEWTRARDAAKVVIDSGLYSVIPAANYVSSWGGAGGSNVIFELANSATDNAGINGLAYIYRANDDGSGYGDIQVFDEVLDIFEDGDVRADILGYQGDMLRNYGKYPDNISYTDNIPLFRYEEVILNYAEALFETGGDAATELNKITSNRGASAYTTVTKDDILNERRKELMFEGFRYDDMLRTGMDMEAAGTLGNIAQVIPYPSTLFAWPIPLSEMNANSNMVQNAGY; from the coding sequence ATGAATAGAATAGTTAAAATATTATGGGTGTTCGCAGCTTTATTTGCTGTTAATGCTTGTACTACAGATGATTTAGATCCTACTTTAGCACAAAGTAAAAGTGTTGAAGGAAGTATTACAAGGGTAGACAACCTGTATAGCATACTTAAGGGTGCACATAGTACCATGACCGGTTCCGGATATTATGGTAGAGACATGATCATTTATAATGAAGTAAGATCAGATAACACCTTCTCTAATGGTAATTCAGGTAGGTTTACTACCCAAAGTCAGTATTTATACAATAACAATACTGGTTGGATTTGGGGAACTGCTTATGCATTTATTGCTGATTTGAATATTATAATCGGTACAAATGTTGAATCTTTGGAAGGTGATGTAGACTATGGTCGACATATCCAAGGTCAGGCTATGGCTTTAAGAGCTTTAGGTCATTTTGATTTGTTGAGAGCCTATGGTCAGCAACATGCTGGTGGAGGTAATTTAGGTGTTCCAATTGTTACTACTTTTAAAGGTGACAACTTATTTCCAGCTAGGAATACTATCGACGAAGTAAAAGCTGCTATTTATAGTGATTTAGAAGCTGCTTTTAACATGATGGATTCAAGCTATGACAATTCAAAAGTGTTCGTTTCTAAATATGTTGCAAAAGCTTTAGAAGCTAGAGTAGCTGTATATTTTGGCGAGTGGACAAGAGCGCGTGATGCTGCTAAGGTTGTTATCGATTCAGGTTTATATAGTGTAATTCCTGCCGCGAACTATGTAAGTAGTTGGGGTGGAGCAGGCGGTTCAAATGTTATTTTTGAATTGGCTAACTCGGCAACTGATAATGCTGGTATCAACGGTTTAGCTTATATCTATAGAGCTAATGATGATGGTAGTGGTTATGGAGACATCCAAGTGTTTGACGAGGTGTTAGACATCTTTGAAGACGGTGACGTTAGAGCAGATATCTTAGGTTACCAAGGTGATATGTTGAGAAATTACGGTAAATATCCAGACAACATTTCTTATACCGATAACATTCCTTTATTCAGATATGAAGAAGTTATTTTAAACTATGCTGAGGCTCTTTTTGAAACTGGTGGAGACGCAGCTACTGAATTGAATAAAATTACTTCAAATAGAGGAGCATCAGCTTACACTACAGTGACTAAGGATGACATCTTAAATGAGCGTAGAAAAGAATTGATGTTCGAAGGATTCAGATACGACGATATGCTAAGAACAGGAATGGATATGGAAGCCGCTGGAACTTTAGGTAATATTGCTCAAGTTATTCCTTACCCAAGTACTTTATTTGCTTGGCCAATACCTCTTTCTGAGATGAATGCAAATTCTAACATGGTACAAAACGCCGGGTACTAG